A portion of the Novosphingobium sp. KA1 genome contains these proteins:
- a CDS encoding excalibur calcium-binding domain-containing protein, translating into MVPALPICTCLAALLLIAPAAAHPGGLDAAGCHTNRKTGGYHCHGGRSAASSSPKGPSSPSSSPSSRARRMPLSGSGYYPNCAAVRAAGAAPLRRGSPGYRAGLDRDGDGVACE; encoded by the coding sequence ATGGTTCCGGCGCTCCCGATCTGTACCTGTCTTGCGGCCCTGCTGCTGATCGCGCCTGCCGCGGCCCATCCCGGCGGGCTCGATGCCGCCGGGTGCCACACCAATCGCAAGACCGGCGGCTACCATTGTCACGGCGGCCGAAGCGCCGCTTCGTCATCGCCGAAGGGCCCGTCATCGCCATCGTCATCGCCATCATCGCGGGCGCGGCGCATGCCACTGTCCGGTTCCGGCTATTACCCCAATTGCGCGGCCGTGCGCGCGGCGGGAGCGGCGCCGTTGCGGCGGGGCAGCCCCGGTTATCGCGCCGGGCTGGACCGCGACGGCGACGGGGTGGCCTGCGAATAG